Proteins encoded within one genomic window of Streptomyces sp. NBC_01314:
- a CDS encoding DUF6545 domain-containing protein has translation MNGLVYFMAAAVVWTGLAVQLPGLWHDWRDPLKRTLCTVIFLAGFCFALGAPPTVGFVNRAVGVPNAAACVTYGAVNAFSAASLVLIVHWRGADDPAQLRRVSRRWLLAYTVIIVVQTGLFAAGDAPVERRADFDTYYAGTPFIREMIVLYLVAHMAAAFTTTILCWRWTLQISGWTRRVLAVLAVGWLCTSAYGVVKMVAVAGRWGGQHWDPLSTRLAPMLVTVGAVLTSVGYVLPLLGPRIDSLLAFLRLGPLFRLVGSRNNGRNRRNVLLSWRSLGDVDLRLTSRATAIRDGLRDVSVHFDEAVRERAYRQALSLGSSTREAEAIGDAAMVAVAALTGTGDRVGGLDQGVLDPAVLDSVALAAIAGLVGGYVGPGAGERSLDTGQPSLIRMSRAVRAGVVEGAVRAERTKSGQVG, from the coding sequence GTGAACGGACTGGTCTACTTCATGGCGGCCGCCGTCGTGTGGACCGGCCTCGCGGTCCAACTGCCGGGCCTGTGGCACGACTGGCGCGATCCGCTGAAGCGCACGCTCTGCACCGTGATCTTCCTCGCCGGCTTCTGCTTCGCCCTCGGCGCCCCGCCCACCGTCGGCTTCGTCAACCGCGCCGTCGGCGTGCCCAACGCCGCCGCGTGCGTCACCTACGGGGCCGTGAACGCCTTCTCCGCCGCGTCCCTCGTCCTGATCGTCCACTGGCGGGGTGCCGACGACCCCGCCCAGCTGCGGCGGGTCTCCCGCAGGTGGCTGCTCGCCTACACCGTGATCATCGTGGTGCAGACCGGGCTCTTCGCCGCCGGGGACGCGCCCGTCGAGCGACGCGCGGACTTCGACACCTACTACGCCGGCACACCGTTCATCCGCGAGATGATCGTCCTCTATCTCGTGGCCCACATGGCGGCGGCCTTCACCACCACGATCCTGTGCTGGCGCTGGACCCTCCAGATCAGCGGCTGGACGCGACGGGTCCTGGCCGTGCTCGCCGTCGGATGGCTGTGCACCAGCGCGTACGGCGTCGTCAAGATGGTCGCCGTCGCCGGCCGCTGGGGCGGGCAGCACTGGGACCCGCTGAGTACCCGGCTGGCTCCGATGCTGGTCACCGTCGGCGCCGTTCTCACCTCGGTCGGCTATGTCCTGCCCCTGCTCGGGCCGCGCATCGACAGCCTGCTCGCCTTCCTGCGCCTCGGGCCACTCTTCCGGCTCGTCGGCTCCAGGAACAACGGCCGGAACAGGCGCAACGTCCTGCTGTCCTGGCGCTCCCTCGGCGACGTCGACCTACGTCTGACCAGCCGTGCGACGGCCATCCGGGACGGCCTGCGGGACGTGTCCGTCCACTTCGACGAGGCGGTCCGGGAGCGTGCCTACCGGCAGGCGCTCTCCCTGGGCTCCAGCACCAGGGAGGCCGAGGCCATCGGGGACGCGGCCATGGTGGCCGTCGCCGCGCTGACGGGCACGGGCGACCGTGTCGGGGGGCTGGATCAGGGCGTCCTGGATCCGGCTGTTCTGGACAGTGTCGCCCTCGCCGCCATCGCGGGACTCGTCGGTGGGTACGTGGGGCCCGGGGCCGGTGAGCGAAGTCTGGACACCGGCCAGCCGTCCCTGATCCGGATGTCGCGGGCGGTGCGGGCGGGTGTCGTCGAGGGCGCGGTGCGCGCGGAGCGTACGAAGAGCGGACAGGTGGGGTGA
- a CDS encoding alpha/beta hydrolase: protein MSDAFKPVQPVQPVLEPAAAAFAEATANPPFLFELPPAEGQKAVDEVQSGEISKPEIDEEWVTVSGGPTGSVRARIVRPAGAEGVLPVVLYIHGAGWVFGNAHTHDRLVRELAVGANAALVFPEYDLSPEARYPVAIEQNYAVAKWVVEQGATKDLDGARLAVAGDSVGGNMTAALTLMAKERGDVPLVQQVLFYPVTDAAFDTGSYHQFATGYFLRRDGMQWFWDQYTTDEAERARITASPLRASVEELKDLPPALVITGEADVLRDEGEAYANKLREAGVPVTAVRFQGIIHDFVMLDALRGTHAAEAAITLATGTLRAALHRS, encoded by the coding sequence ATGTCCGACGCCTTCAAGCCGGTCCAGCCGGTCCAACCGGTCCTGGAGCCGGCGGCCGCCGCCTTCGCGGAAGCCACCGCCAACCCGCCCTTCCTCTTCGAACTGCCGCCCGCGGAGGGGCAGAAGGCGGTCGACGAGGTGCAGTCCGGCGAGATCTCGAAGCCGGAGATCGACGAGGAGTGGGTCACCGTCTCGGGTGGTCCGACGGGCAGTGTCCGGGCGCGCATCGTGCGGCCCGCCGGTGCCGAGGGCGTCCTGCCGGTGGTTCTCTACATCCATGGCGCGGGCTGGGTGTTCGGCAACGCGCACACCCACGACCGGCTGGTGCGCGAGCTGGCCGTGGGCGCGAACGCCGCCTTGGTCTTCCCCGAGTACGACCTCTCCCCCGAGGCCCGTTATCCGGTCGCCATCGAGCAGAACTACGCGGTCGCGAAGTGGGTCGTCGAGCAGGGCGCCACCAAGGACCTGGACGGTGCCCGGCTGGCCGTGGCCGGTGACTCGGTCGGCGGCAACATGACCGCCGCGCTGACCCTGATGGCCAAGGAGCGCGGTGACGTTCCGCTGGTCCAGCAGGTGCTGTTCTACCCCGTGACCGACGCCGCCTTCGACACCGGCTCCTACCACCAGTTCGCCACCGGCTACTTCCTGCGCCGCGACGGCATGCAGTGGTTCTGGGACCAGTACACGACCGACGAGGCCGAACGCGCCCGGATCACCGCGTCCCCGCTGCGGGCGAGCGTCGAAGAGCTCAAGGACCTGCCGCCGGCCCTGGTCATCACCGGCGAGGCCGACGTCCTGCGCGACGAGGGCGAGGCGTACGCCAACAAGCTGCGCGAGGCGGGCGTACCGGTCACCGCCGTGCGCTTCCAGGGCATCATCCACGACTTCGTCATGCTCGACGCCCTGCGCGGCACGCACGCCGCCGAGGCCGCGATCACCCTGGCCACGGGCACCCTGCGCGCCGCACTGCACCGCAGCTGA
- a CDS encoding BTAD domain-containing putative transcriptional regulator: protein MALEPVWFAVLGPVRVEGVGAEPAWGRPQEKALLALLLARAGQPVAVSEIVDVLWGRRPPDSAVNVIRRHVGSLRRLLEPGLPNRAAGRWLIRDAGGYRLVVDADSLDLLRFRRLRDDARRLRDEAHRAGGDGHGAPARIVELLTEALGLWRGPVGAGLPAEVRERAGFGAVDRERPAAVREAADAALCAGTPGAVLPLLQEAVADDPLDEPLLARLVLALAATGREAEALSTYRAARARLADELGIDPGPELREAHATVVRGAGSATPAASGAEAATEPATAAAPRPPVTVPAQLPHDLPTFTGRRAELEQVLALLPDPGHTDHSGADDDGRPTGTVVISAIGGMAGIGKTTLAVHWAHRVADRFPDGQLYVNLRGFAPSGAVMGAGEAVRVFLDALGVPPERVPHGLEAQAALYRSLLAGRRFLVLLDNARDTEQVRPLLPGTPGCLTIVTSRNQLSGLVSAHGAHTLALRPLDAGQARVFLERRLGAGRLTGQARAVAEIAALCAGLPLALACVAARAAAHPGFPLSAIAAELRAAHGSLDAFSRTDTTANVGAVFSWSLGAVSAEAARLFPLLALHPGPDFSVPATASPAELPVRRTRSLLAELADVHLVAEPAPGRYALHDLLRAHAAELLEDRLPGAGREAATERLYAYYLHTAHATEPLLAPYADPMPPGPLPAGVHAEPLVGHERALDWLAAEYPVLLAVVGAAARSGRDRTACLLAWSLEPFFDRRGHWHDWATVQRIALDAALRLTDPVWEARGLRALARAESRLGLHGSARPRLDRALELFAELGDDIGRADTHRSVGWTRDQEGDLPGALHHNRLAMELFRGSGRRAAYASVLNSVGWYHALLGEHREALSHCHDALTLLQQLGDRYGQAATWHTIAYAHHHLGRHPNALVGYGHALALYRELGVPYLEACTLVHIGDTHTAMSDHASAHEVRQQALTLLITLGHPDADQVRAQIAASERCG, encoded by the coding sequence TTGGCGCTGGAGCCGGTGTGGTTCGCGGTTCTGGGGCCGGTTCGGGTGGAGGGGGTTGGGGCGGAGCCGGCGTGGGGGCGCCCGCAGGAAAAGGCGCTGTTGGCACTGCTGTTGGCGCGGGCGGGGCAGCCGGTGGCGGTGAGTGAGATCGTCGACGTGCTGTGGGGGCGGCGGCCGCCGGACAGCGCGGTGAATGTGATTCGACGTCATGTCGGGTCGCTGCGCCGACTGTTGGAGCCCGGACTGCCCAACCGCGCCGCCGGCCGATGGCTGATACGGGACGCGGGCGGGTACCGGCTCGTGGTCGATGCCGACTCCCTGGATCTGCTGCGGTTCCGTCGGCTGCGGGACGACGCGCGTCGGCTGCGGGACGAAGCGCATCGGGCAGGCGGCGACGGCCACGGGGCGCCGGCGCGGATCGTGGAACTTCTCACCGAGGCCCTCGGTCTGTGGCGGGGGCCGGTCGGGGCGGGGCTGCCCGCCGAGGTTCGGGAGCGTGCCGGGTTCGGGGCGGTCGATCGTGAACGGCCGGCGGCCGTACGGGAGGCGGCCGACGCGGCGCTGTGCGCCGGCACCCCCGGCGCCGTCCTGCCCCTGCTCCAGGAGGCCGTGGCCGACGACCCGTTGGACGAGCCCCTGCTGGCCCGGCTCGTTCTCGCGCTGGCCGCCACCGGGCGCGAGGCCGAGGCACTGAGCACCTACCGGGCCGCCCGCGCGAGGCTCGCCGACGAGTTGGGCATCGATCCGGGGCCGGAACTCCGCGAGGCCCACGCGACTGTCGTGCGCGGCGCCGGTTCGGCCACACCCGCCGCCTCGGGTGCCGAGGCCGCCACCGAGCCCGCCACCGCCGCGGCCCCGCGCCCTCCGGTCACCGTGCCCGCCCAACTCCCCCACGACCTGCCGACGTTCACCGGTCGCCGCGCCGAGCTGGAACAGGTGCTCGCCCTCCTCCCCGATCCCGGCCACACCGACCACAGCGGTGCCGACGACGACGGGCGTCCCACCGGCACCGTCGTGATCAGCGCCATCGGCGGTATGGCCGGGATCGGCAAGACCACGCTCGCCGTGCACTGGGCCCACCGGGTCGCGGACCGCTTCCCGGACGGGCAGCTCTACGTCAATCTCCGGGGGTTCGCGCCGTCGGGGGCCGTGATGGGGGCGGGGGAGGCGGTGCGGGTCTTCCTCGACGCGCTGGGCGTACCACCGGAACGGGTCCCGCACGGGTTGGAGGCCCAGGCGGCGCTGTATCGCAGCCTGCTGGCGGGGCGGCGGTTCCTGGTGCTGCTGGACAACGCTCGGGACACCGAGCAGGTGCGGCCGTTGCTCCCGGGCACACCCGGCTGTCTCACCATCGTCACCAGCCGCAACCAGCTGTCCGGCCTGGTGTCCGCGCACGGCGCGCACACGCTGGCGCTGCGTCCGCTGGACGCCGGGCAGGCGCGGGTGTTCCTCGAACGCCGGCTGGGCGCCGGACGGCTCACGGGTCAGGCGCGGGCGGTGGCGGAGATCGCGGCGCTGTGCGCTGGGCTTCCGCTGGCGCTGGCCTGTGTCGCGGCGCGGGCCGCGGCACACCCGGGCTTTCCGCTGTCGGCGATCGCGGCGGAGCTGCGCGCGGCGCACGGCAGCCTGGACGCGTTCAGCCGGACGGACACGACCGCGAACGTCGGGGCGGTGTTCTCCTGGTCGCTGGGTGCCGTGTCGGCCGAGGCGGCGCGTCTCTTCCCGCTGCTCGCGCTGCACCCCGGCCCGGACTTCTCCGTGCCCGCCACGGCCTCGCCGGCCGAACTGCCCGTGCGCCGGACGCGGTCGCTCCTCGCCGAGCTGGCCGACGTCCACCTCGTGGCCGAGCCCGCCCCCGGCCGGTACGCCCTGCACGATCTGCTGCGCGCCCACGCGGCCGAACTCCTGGAGGACCGGCTCCCGGGCGCCGGGCGTGAGGCGGCCACCGAGCGGCTGTACGCGTACTACCTGCACACCGCGCACGCCACCGAGCCGCTCCTCGCCCCGTACGCGGACCCGATGCCGCCGGGGCCGCTCCCGGCGGGCGTCCATGCCGAGCCGCTCGTCGGCCACGAGCGGGCGCTCGACTGGCTGGCCGCCGAGTATCCGGTGCTGCTCGCCGTCGTCGGGGCGGCCGCCCGGTCCGGCCGCGACCGGACGGCATGTCTGCTGGCCTGGTCGTTGGAGCCGTTCTTCGACCGGCGGGGGCACTGGCACGACTGGGCGACCGTCCAGCGGATCGCGCTCGACGCGGCCCTGCGACTGACCGATCCCGTGTGGGAGGCCAGAGGGCTGCGCGCGCTGGCCCGGGCCGAGAGCCGGCTCGGTCTGCACGGGTCGGCCCGCCCCCGCCTCGACCGTGCGCTGGAGCTCTTCGCCGAACTGGGGGACGACATCGGGCGGGCCGACACCCATCGCAGTGTCGGCTGGACCCGCGACCAGGAGGGTGATCTGCCCGGCGCCCTCCACCACAACCGGCTGGCCATGGAACTGTTCCGCGGCAGCGGCCGACGTGCCGCGTACGCCAGTGTCCTCAACTCCGTCGGCTGGTACCACGCGTTGCTCGGCGAGCACCGGGAGGCCCTGAGCCACTGCCACGACGCCCTGACCCTGCTCCAGCAACTCGGCGACCGCTACGGCCAGGCCGCCACCTGGCACACCATCGCGTACGCCCACCACCACCTCGGCCGCCACCCGAACGCCCTCGTCGGCTACGGCCACGCCCTCGCCCTCTACCGGGAGCTGGGCGTGCCGTACCTGGAGGCCTGCACCCTCGTCCACATCGGCGACACGCATACCGCGATGAGCGACCACGCCTCCGCCCACGAGGTCCGGCAGCAGGCCCTCACCCTCCTCATCACCCTCGGCCACCCCGACGCCGACCAGGTCCGGGCCCAGATCGCCGCGAGCGAGCGATGCGGGTGA
- the msrB gene encoding peptide-methionine (R)-S-oxide reductase MsrB, which yields MSYDVEKPDEQWRAELTPAEYAVLRQAGTEPAFVGEYTDTKTKGVYSCRACGAELFTSGTKFESHCGWPSFFDPKDSDAVELLSDRSHGMVRTEVRCARCGSHLGHVFEGEGYATPTDQRYCINSISLTLTADEG from the coding sequence ATGTCGTACGACGTCGAGAAGCCGGACGAGCAGTGGCGTGCGGAGCTGACACCGGCCGAGTACGCCGTGTTGCGACAGGCCGGTACGGAGCCCGCGTTCGTCGGTGAGTACACCGACACCAAGACCAAGGGCGTCTACTCCTGTCGCGCCTGCGGTGCCGAACTCTTCACCTCCGGCACGAAGTTCGAGTCGCACTGCGGCTGGCCGTCCTTCTTCGACCCGAAGGACAGCGACGCGGTGGAACTGCTCTCCGACCGGTCGCACGGCATGGTGCGCACCGAGGTGCGGTGCGCCCGGTGCGGCTCGCACCTCGGGCACGTCTTCGAGGGCGAGGGGTACGCCACGCCGACCGACCAGCGGTACTGCATCAACAGCATCTCGCTGACGCTGACCGCCGACGAGGGCTGA
- a CDS encoding helix-turn-helix domain-containing protein, translating into MTRSDTSAVGAAGIRVSVLDVGPGRGLDGTTAQLPGAGRPAPDAYRLTTRTGGAYVFVGVRGTSLAPAERIPDVSLQPGDICFYDAEHPPLPDFPERCRLKVFLVPHEELGLENGDLRRIVATPVARSSRLGTLVSPFLSELADTVVSAEPLVGEMLARNAVNLLATLATEQLGRTVTGMPGAPGAPGAPGSRSPLVARVLRFIDAHLADADLSPEVIAEAHHISVRYLHKLFQDEGTTVGRLIQRRRLEECRRDLVLGVRNRRTIASVAGRWGFLSATHFSRVFRAAYGMSPSEWRDTAGQGPADGRGTRLHAR; encoded by the coding sequence ATGACCAGGTCCGACACCAGCGCCGTCGGGGCAGCGGGAATCCGCGTCTCCGTCCTCGACGTCGGCCCCGGCCGAGGCCTCGACGGAACGACCGCGCAGCTGCCCGGGGCGGGGCGGCCCGCGCCGGACGCGTACCGGCTGACCACGCGAACCGGTGGCGCGTATGTGTTCGTGGGGGTGCGCGGGACGAGCCTCGCGCCTGCCGAACGAATACCGGATGTCTCCCTCCAGCCAGGGGACATCTGCTTCTACGACGCGGAACACCCGCCGTTACCGGACTTCCCCGAGCGCTGCCGACTGAAGGTCTTCCTCGTCCCGCACGAGGAGCTGGGGCTGGAGAACGGCGACCTGCGGCGCATCGTCGCCACCCCGGTCGCCCGGTCCTCCCGGCTGGGGACGCTGGTGTCGCCGTTCCTGTCCGAGCTGGCCGACACGGTGGTCTCCGCCGAGCCCCTGGTCGGCGAGATGCTCGCCCGGAACGCCGTGAACCTGCTGGCCACCCTCGCCACGGAGCAGTTGGGGCGGACCGTCACGGGCATGCCGGGTGCACCGGGTGCACCGGGTGCACCGGGCAGCCGGTCGCCGCTGGTGGCGCGTGTCCTGCGGTTCATCGACGCGCACCTGGCCGACGCGGACCTGTCGCCCGAGGTGATCGCGGAGGCCCACCACATCTCGGTGCGCTACCTGCACAAGCTGTTCCAGGACGAGGGCACGACCGTGGGCCGCTTGATCCAGCGCCGCCGGCTGGAGGAGTGCCGCCGCGACCTGGTGCTCGGCGTCCGCAACCGCCGCACCATCGCGTCGGTCGCCGGACGCTGGGGTTTCCTGAGCGCGACCCACTTCAGCCGGGTGTTCCGGGCGGCGTACGGCATGTCACCGAGCGAGTGGCGGGACACGGCGGGACAGGGGCCGGCGGACGGACGGGGCACACGGCTTCACGCCCGATAA
- a CDS encoding BTAD domain-containing putative transcriptional regulator has translation MLMRFDVLGPLRVCRGEEQLDLGFPQQRALLALLVVRAGRPVPSGEIIDVLWPERAPASARNVVRRYAGSLRRLLEPGLPPRAPGRRLLRSAGGYVLEAGEDEVDLLRFRALTKRGKRAAATGRSEVASRYFLDALSEWRGPVAMGIPAAVREHAVFAEVRRELTGTTRMAADAALLCGSTEQMLPGLRQALELEPLDESLHAALVLALAASGLQAEALAAYERVRRLLAEELGVAPGTELAAAHTRVLRQEWGPTGPHTVPGSPAARSAGQPWPSSRTPPPSPPVSVADRPVAATGPSSRTPRPGPAPAGMNHPTHLAQLPSRQPAFIGRRSELSRLAEITDATAVSAEAPPSARALSPDTPATVLISGMPGIGKTALAVHWAHRVAGRFPDGQLHVGLRGFDPVRAPLGPAEALRGMLAALGVPPARLPDRTDSLAGLYRSLLAGRRLLVVLDDAADTEQVRPLLPASPGCLTLVTSRHGLSGLIASGTHPLRLDLPSAADARAMLTAHTGHDRPTAEPDAADAADAADEIVVRCGRLPLALTIVAARAGARPDLPLTAVAAELRHSGNTLDAIAAFAATGATPHAPATPANTGEAPHAPAGRACAAETSDAPTSLADPTMSPNTLTGLTPTTEQPDLRAAFAGSYRRLPPESARLFRLLSLRPGPGLAPDTAAALAGLPVRRARLLLDDLADAHLVTEHAPGRYTQHDLLRVFAAELATTHDSPEDLRAARRRLLDHGSHADGP, from the coding sequence ATGTTGATGCGGTTCGACGTACTGGGGCCGCTTCGGGTGTGCCGGGGCGAGGAGCAACTCGACCTCGGTTTCCCCCAACAGCGGGCGCTGCTGGCGCTGTTGGTGGTGCGGGCCGGTCGGCCGGTGCCGTCGGGCGAGATCATCGACGTGCTGTGGCCGGAGCGGGCGCCGGCCAGTGCGAGGAACGTGGTACGCCGTTACGCCGGTTCGCTGCGGCGACTGCTCGAACCCGGGCTGCCGCCCCGGGCGCCGGGACGGCGGCTGCTGCGTAGCGCCGGGGGTTATGTGCTGGAGGCGGGCGAGGACGAGGTCGATCTGCTGCGGTTCCGCGCCCTCACCAAGCGGGGCAAGCGGGCGGCGGCCACCGGGCGGTCCGAGGTGGCGTCGCGGTACTTCCTGGACGCGCTGAGCGAGTGGCGCGGCCCGGTGGCGATGGGGATCCCCGCCGCCGTACGGGAGCACGCCGTGTTCGCCGAAGTGCGACGCGAGTTGACCGGCACGACCCGGATGGCGGCCGACGCGGCGCTCCTCTGCGGGAGCACCGAGCAGATGCTGCCCGGCCTGCGGCAGGCCCTCGAACTCGAACCCCTCGACGAGTCGTTGCACGCCGCGCTCGTCCTGGCCCTCGCCGCGTCCGGCCTCCAGGCGGAGGCGCTGGCCGCGTACGAGCGCGTACGACGGCTGCTGGCCGAGGAGTTGGGGGTGGCACCCGGCACGGAACTGGCCGCGGCCCACACCAGGGTGCTCCGGCAGGAGTGGGGGCCGACCGGTCCGCACACGGTGCCGGGTTCCCCGGCCGCCCGGTCGGCCGGGCAGCCGTGGCCCTCCTCGCGCACACCACCACCCAGCCCACCGGTTTCCGTGGCCGACCGTCCGGTCGCGGCGACCGGACCCTCTTCGCGTACGCCGCGGCCCGGACCGGCGCCCGCCGGCATGAACCACCCCACCCATCTCGCCCAACTGCCGTCCCGACAACCAGCGTTCATAGGCAGACGGTCCGAACTCTCCCGCCTGGCGGAGATCACGGACGCGACCGCCGTCTCCGCCGAAGCTCCCCCGAGCGCGCGCGCCCTCTCCCCGGACACACCCGCAACCGTGCTGATCAGCGGGATGCCCGGCATCGGGAAGACGGCCCTCGCGGTGCACTGGGCCCACAGGGTCGCCGGACGCTTCCCCGACGGTCAACTGCACGTCGGACTGAGGGGGTTCGACCCCGTCCGCGCTCCCCTGGGCCCGGCGGAGGCGCTGCGCGGAATGCTCGCCGCGCTGGGGGTGCCGCCCGCGCGCCTGCCGGACCGCACGGACTCCCTCGCCGGGCTGTACCGGAGTCTGCTGGCCGGCCGGCGGCTGCTGGTCGTCCTGGACGACGCGGCCGACACCGAGCAGGTACGGCCGCTGCTGCCCGCCTCGCCCGGCTGTCTGACCCTGGTCACCAGTCGCCACGGGCTGTCCGGTCTGATCGCTTCGGGCACCCATCCGCTGCGCCTGGACCTGCCCTCGGCGGCGGACGCGCGGGCGATGCTGACCGCGCACACCGGCCACGACCGGCCGACCGCCGAGCCCGACGCAGCCGACGCAGCCGACGCAGCCGACGAGATCGTCGTCCGGTGCGGCCGACTGCCACTGGCCCTGACGATCGTCGCCGCCCGCGCCGGAGCCCGCCCGGACCTCCCGCTCACGGCCGTCGCAGCCGAACTGCGGCACTCCGGGAACACCCTCGACGCCATCGCCGCCTTCGCCGCCACCGGAGCAACGCCCCACGCCCCAGCCACCCCCGCGAACACCGGAGAAGCGCCCCACGCCCCTGCCGGCCGCGCCTGCGCCGCAGAGACATCCGACGCCCCCACGAGCCTCGCCGACCCCACCATGTCACCCAACACCCTCACCGGCCTCACCCCCACCACCGAACAACCCGACCTCCGTGCCGCCTTCGCCGGCTCCTACCGTCGGCTGCCGCCGGAGAGCGCCCGGCTGTTCCGGTTGCTGTCCCTGCGCCCCGGCCCCGGCCTGGCGCCGGACACGGCCGCGGCCCTGGCCGGTCTCCCGGTTCGCCGGGCCCGGCTGCTGCTCGACGACCTCGCCGACGCCCACCTCGTCACCGAGCACGCGCCCGGCCGCTACACCCAGCACGACCTGCTGCGCGTCTTCGCCGCCGAGCTGGCCACGACGCACGACTCGCCGGAGGACCTCCGCGCCGCCCGCCGACGTCTGCTCGACCACGGCTCGCACGCGGACGGCCCGTAG
- the murC gene encoding UDP-N-acetylmuramate--L-alanine ligase — MAPGLPSAMERPHFIGIGGAGMSGIAKILAQRGAEVAGSDAKESETAEALRALGATVHIGHAAGHLADDATSVVVSSAIRADNPELARAAELGIPVVHRSDALARLMDGLRPIAVAGTHGKTTTTSMLAVSLGELGLKPSYAIGGDLDVPGSNALHGDGEIFVAEADESDRSFHKYAPEVAIVLNVELDHHANYASMDEIYESFETFAGRIVPGGTLVISADHEGARELTSRLSEVRVVTYGEREDADVRVLSVVAQGLKSEVTVVLDGQELVFTVSVPGRHYAHNAVAALAAGVALGVPAAELASALAAYTGVKRRLQLKGEAGGVQVIDSYAHHPTEMTADLEAMRAAAGDARILVVFQPHLFSRTQELGTEMGQSLALADASVVLDIYPAREDPIPGVTSELIIDAARNAGADVTALHDKAEVPDAIAGMAKPGDLVLTMGAGDVTDLGPKILDRLSD; from the coding sequence ATGGCACCCGGCCTTCCTAGCGCCATGGAGCGACCGCACTTCATCGGGATCGGTGGGGCCGGGATGTCGGGGATCGCGAAGATTCTCGCGCAGCGGGGCGCCGAGGTCGCCGGCAGCGATGCCAAGGAGTCGGAGACGGCCGAGGCGCTGCGGGCGCTGGGCGCGACCGTGCACATCGGCCATGCCGCCGGACACCTCGCGGACGACGCGACGTCCGTCGTCGTGTCGTCGGCCATCCGGGCCGACAACCCGGAGCTGGCCCGCGCCGCCGAGCTGGGGATCCCCGTCGTCCACCGGTCGGACGCGCTCGCCCGGCTGATGGACGGGCTGCGGCCGATCGCGGTGGCCGGGACGCACGGCAAGACCACGACGACGTCCATGCTTGCGGTGTCGCTGGGGGAGCTGGGGCTCAAGCCGTCGTACGCCATCGGGGGCGACCTCGACGTACCCGGGTCGAACGCGCTGCACGGCGACGGGGAGATCTTCGTCGCCGAGGCGGACGAGAGCGACCGGAGCTTCCACAAGTACGCGCCCGAGGTGGCGATCGTCCTCAACGTGGAGCTGGACCACCACGCCAACTACGCCTCCATGGACGAGATCTACGAGTCCTTCGAGACGTTCGCGGGCCGGATCGTGCCCGGTGGCACGCTGGTGATCTCGGCCGACCACGAGGGCGCGCGGGAGCTGACCTCCCGGCTGTCCGAGGTGCGCGTGGTGACGTACGGCGAGCGCGAGGACGCCGACGTGCGGGTGCTGTCGGTCGTGGCGCAGGGGCTGAAGAGCGAGGTCACGGTGGTGCTGGACGGGCAGGAGCTCGTCTTCACGGTGTCCGTGCCCGGTCGGCACTACGCGCACAACGCCGTGGCCGCGCTGGCGGCCGGCGTCGCTCTCGGGGTGCCGGCGGCGGAGCTGGCGTCCGCGCTGGCGGCGTACACCGGGGTGAAGCGGCGCCTGCAGCTGAAGGGCGAGGCGGGGGGCGTCCAGGTGATCGACTCCTACGCGCACCACCCGACCGAGATGACCGCCGACCTGGAGGCCATGCGGGCCGCGGCCGGGGACGCGCGGATCCTGGTGGTCTTCCAGCCGCACCTGTTCTCCCGCACCCAGGAGCTGGGCACCGAGATGGGGCAGTCCCTGGCGCTGGCGGACGCGTCGGTCGTCCTCGACATCTACCCGGCCCGTGAGGACCCGATCCCGGGGGTCACCAGCGAGCTGATCATCGACGCGGCGCGGAACGCGGGCGCGGACGTCACGGCCCTGCACGACAAGGCCGAGGTGCCCGACGCGATCGCGGGAATGGCGAAGCCGGGTGATCTCGTTCTCACCATGGGCGCGGGTGACGTGACGGACCTGGGCCCGAAGATCCTGGACCGTCTTTCTGATTGA
- a CDS encoding indole-3-glycerol phosphate synthase: MIEKALTSADVEFVTTLHGDERASFHVLLQPRGNQADRLLRAIDDLALGELDEATREGETPEGELALDAGEQALEVSLQALRGAGSSAEGRLIEDHPLDALKSLVEEVGADEVLVLTDPHYVEEFFHRDWASRARHKVGVPVLKLFSHSRV; the protein is encoded by the coding sequence ATGATCGAGAAGGCTCTGACGTCCGCGGACGTGGAGTTCGTCACGACCCTGCACGGCGACGAGCGGGCCTCCTTCCATGTGCTGCTCCAGCCGCGCGGCAATCAGGCCGACCGGTTGCTGCGGGCCATCGACGACCTCGCCCTCGGTGAGCTGGACGAGGCGACGCGGGAGGGCGAGACGCCGGAGGGGGAGCTGGCGCTCGATGCCGGGGAGCAGGCTCTTGAGGTTTCGTTGCAGGCGTTGCGGGGGGCGGGGAGTTCGGCCGAGGGGCGGTTGATCGAGGATCATCCGCTGGACGCGCTGAAGTCGCTGGTGGAGGAGGTCGGTGCGGATGAGGTGCTGGTGCTGACCGATCCTCATTACGTGGAGGAGTTCTTCCACCGGGACTGGGCGTCCCGGGCTCGGCACAAGGTGGGGGTGCCGGTGTTGAAGTTGTTCTCGCACAGTCGGGTTTGA